The window GAAAGTTCTGTCATATAATTCATTTTATACATACTCTCTCTGTTGTCAAGTACAGAAAcctcctttttaattaaattatctGTCAGTAAAGAAATGCATAGAATTACAATGCACAAGAATACACTGCTACTTTAATATTCTACACTTTTTATAAGACTGCACAAGGCACAGTTCTTGACTTTTAAATACTGGCAAGccaaataattttcctttcttaggCAGCTATCCATATCAAATTTAGAGCATTAACTTCACCATCACACCTGGAGATCTTTTTGTTCAGAAAGATATCAGATTTGGTTCCCATTGATGCTAGACTTACACCTGTTTTAAAAGACTCTTCTCTGTCAGAAGGTTATAAAGCAATCTtgctaaataaaaatagatgctATACTGTGTATTAAAAAGCTGATTATTCAAAAGGCATTGATTATGTAGCAAAGTACACTATATGATGTAGAGCCTCAGCTGGCTGATATTATTACCGTTTCATTTACAGCAGCCAAGTTATGCAGGTTCCCCTCAGCTGGGGATCTGGTCATGTATATTTTGTGTAATTAGaggatatatattttaagcAGTAACACACAGAGCTCTACTATGTATATTTGGTGAATATTCCCACACTTCAGTCAACTGCAGAAACTGTGagtttggaaacaaaatgtacCAACTGCAACCACACTATATCCTTCTTCTAAGTTTTGCAGATCTTAATTAAGTCATCCATCACCTTGGAGAAAATCCAGGTTCATATCACTGCATTCAAACACAGAATATGATGAGGCTATACAGAATTTATATATAAATCAGCACTAATTATTATGAAAATGATAGCTACAAGGTAGGAAAAGGTAGCtacagctatttcttttttaatcccGAACCTGACTTGTAACATCATCTGCACGGGTGGAATCACACTTCgtacagaaagcaaacattgCCACCTCCCTTCAGGTTCTTGACACATGTAGGACATAAGGAGAATTAACATGGTTCATAGGCTTGGGACCGACGGCAGATTTCATCCCAGTCTTCCAGTGATAGCAGATGAAATTgaggtttgtgtttttttaaattaaaatcctgCATTATTAAAATCAGCTATAATCCTTTGGTATTAAAGGCccatttgtgttttcatttgccGTGGTGAAAATCAGAGTTATCCCATTGTGCTCTGTGGAATTACTCCAGGATTTTATTCTCGtaaatgagaacagaatttCTCTCCTAATCCTGCCTTTGAACCTCAGTGATTACAGCCTGAATTGCCTCTCTGAATGAGACAAAGGCATGTCCCCATTTAACGTGATCTACAGGTTTCTCAGAATCATTCTGTGCATGCCTCCGCTGCTTTCACAGGATTTTAACACCGAtcaaaaaacagattaaaaacaacaaacaaacaaagaaacaactcTTCAAATCAGAATGTCCTAATTTTCTGCTGGGATGGGTGCCCTCTGTAGTGACAGCCTCCCTGCGGTTCATATCGCTTCTAATGGTCTTAGATGGACAATCCTGAAAACTacttatttgggaaaaaaaaaaaaagaaagaaagaaaaaaaaatcaatagatgTATCTTTGTGCTGAAGCACATAACTGCACAAAGAGACAGAACAAGAGATAGCTGATGAAAACCATAGGTAGTAGCAAGTCCAGCTACTTCTTATGATAAGATATAGATATAACTGCTGTGAACATTAAAGCAGCGAAAGgggcaaaaatgcacagcataAAATTTCAAAGTGACAACAATCAAAGTTccttggaaaaagaagaaaagcattacCCATTCTGTACTTGTTAAATAATTGTGCTTGTCCTTGGGCACATTTCACCTGTGGGCGCACTTGTAGAGGTTTGATGtagaattattattactttatattttgtcatcatcatcactatttatttttttaaatgcgACTGGGCTTGCCTGCTTTAGAGAGGTTTTTGAAACATCTGTGTGCATGGTGGACATGGCTATAGTCTCGTAGTCTTCCTCACGGGAGCGGAAGtgacagaagtgaaataaaaactgcaggTCCCTCTGGAAGTTCTTGTTGAGAAACCCGTAGAAGATAGGGTTCACGCAGGTGGAGATCATGGCAGTGAGGTGGCAGATCAGGAACAGCAGATTGTGGCTGCAGGTAGCAACAGGCAGAATTTCATGGTTCCAATCAAACACGATATTGAAAATGGTGAGAGGCAGCCAGCAAACTGCAAAGGCAACCACTATTGAGATCAGCATGATATTGATCCTTTTGGTTTCAGAGGATCTGTACTTACTGTCTCTCATCTTGTCCATCATGTTGCTCCTTTTTTTCAATCGAAAGTATATCTGCAGGAAATTCAACAAAGAGAAATTTGTGGTATAATTTAACCTACAACCATAGCTATTGCTAAGATAAGCAAACATTGGACAAAAAGAAGTACGTATCACAGAGGGAGTTCTTTCTTACCTTTAAGtagcaaataaatataaaacaaagcgGTCCAAAGTACTGAATCACCAAAAGAGTTGTGGTATAAGAAAGCCGGGCAGTGTCCAAGGGAAAGAGGTCCAGGCACACGTATTTGTCCTTATATTCATCAAATGTTATGTTTCTGAAGGGTTCATCTGTTAGCACATGGTAGATAAGGAAAGGCAAGGAGGAAGCCGTGGCCAAAACCCATATGGCAGCGATCCCCATGTAGGCATGCCTGTTGTTCGGCCTCCAGCCACGGGGATTGATGATCAGCTGATGGCGTTCGATAGCAATAAGGACTAAAGAAAAGACCGAGACGGTGATCGAGGCACATTGCACAAAAGGGTTCAGTTTGCACATGGCCTCCCCAAAAATCCAGTGGTCCATTAAAGTATACACAAAGGTAAAGGGAAGACACATGATGGTCACTAGAAGGTCAGAAAAGGACAGGTTGACAATGAGGATGTTAGTCACATTGcgcatttccttttgtttcaaaatgatGACAATCAGGGCCAGATTCCCAGAGACTCCCAGAATTATCACGGTCCCATAAGCCAAGGCCAAGGTGAAGACCATGGCCAAAGGCACGTGGCAGTCCTCATCTTCAAACTGCAAGATCTGTGAGTTCGTCTCCGAAAAGTTCAGGTGACTGGAACTATTTCCCAGAGGATCGAGAACTGAAGCATTCAtgttttttccagctctctgtTTGATGTTCCCAGCCACCACAGGTCTCATCCAGTCCACTCCTGACCTTCCATATATGTCAGTCAGCCCATGAGAAGCCCCTCAGCAGAGCCCACTCCTCGATGCCGCATCTCCCTGGTAAGACctgggggaagggggaggaCTGGTCACCTCCTGCACATAGGCCACCCCAGCAGCCCAAA of the Numida meleagris isolate 19003 breed g44 Domestic line chromosome 4, NumMel1.0, whole genome shotgun sequence genome contains:
- the NPY1R gene encoding neuropeptide Y receptor type 1, with translation MRPVVAGNIKQRAGKNMNASVLDPLGNSSSHLNFSETNSQILQFEDEDCHVPLAMVFTLALAYGTVIILGVSGNLALIVIILKQKEMRNVTNILIVNLSFSDLLVTIMCLPFTFVYTLMDHWIFGEAMCKLNPFVQCASITVSVFSLVLIAIERHQLIINPRGWRPNNRHAYMGIAAIWVLATASSLPFLIYHVLTDEPFRNITFDEYKDKYVCLDLFPLDTARLSYTTTLLVIQYFGPLCFIFICYLKIYFRLKKRSNMMDKMRDSKYRSSETKRINIMLISIVVAFAVCWLPLTIFNIVFDWNHEILPVATCSHNLLFLICHLTAMISTCVNPIFYGFLNKNFQRDLQFLFHFCHFRSREEDYETIAMSTMHTDVSKTSLKQASPVAFKKINSDDDDKI